A DNA window from Ictalurus furcatus strain D&B chromosome 22, Billie_1.0, whole genome shotgun sequence contains the following coding sequences:
- the mrpl1 gene encoding 39S ribosomal protein L1, mitochondrial translates to MAASARSLLRVLAGCQRQILISSASSSLCPSQNAARHHPVRTYAAAAKPSKKEKKGEKGAAKEVKQEEKKKEKKKIDDTGRHKPYGLTAWVPIDDVYVVRHYPKQVYDADVAVDMLKSFQKLDFTPEDQPLFIELMLDMKLEKKRKVDPFVSTVHLPHPFKNDLNKVVVFTEDPEEARVATEHGAAIVGGAELVEKILEDEITADFYVAVPDIIPKLLPLKNKLRKKFPKSKRGSVGVNIPKMLQLFRSGHEYMVERDVYVITQVGTLDMPKEHILDNMRVIIQDVASHKPSEFGSIIERAVTNSQTSEALRIKYEVFLQQEVKEA, encoded by the exons ATGGCAGCCTCCGCGCGGAGCTTATTAAGAG TGTTGGCTGGATGTCAGAGGCAGATCCTCATCTCCAGCGCTTCATCTTCTTTATGTCCGTCCCAGAATGCAGCTAGGCATCATCCTGTCAGGACGTATGCTGCAGCAGCCAA ACCATctaagaaggagaaaaaaggtGAAAAGGGAGCAGCAAAGGAAGTAAAgcaagaagagaagaagaaggagaaaaagaagatcGATGATACCGGTCGTCATAAGCCGTACGGCCTGACAGCCTGGGTGCCGATCGATGACGTGTATGTAGTGAGGCACTATCCTAAACAGGTGTATGATGCAGATGTAGCTGTGGACATGCTGAAGAGCTTTCAGAAGCTGGACTTTACCCCTGAAGATCAGCCTCTTTTCATTGAACTGATGCTGGATATGAAACTAGAGAAAAAG AGAAAAGTAGACCCCTTTGTTAGCACTGTCCATTTACCGCATCCGTTTAAAAACGATCTGAACAAAGTCGTGGTTTTCACAGAG GATCCAGAGGAAGCCAGAGTGGCCACTGAGCACGGAGCAGCTATAGTGGGAGGAGCCGAACTTGTTGAAAAG ATCTTGGAAGACGAGATCACAGCAGACTTTTACGTGGCTGTTCCCGACATCATCCCAAAGCTCCtgcctttaaaaaacaaactgagGAAAAAATTCCCAAAGAGCAAACGAG GATCAGTTGGGGTGAACATTCCTAAAATGCTGCAGTTGTTCAGGAGCGGACACGAGTACATGGTGGAGAGGGACGTCTACGTCATCACGCAAGTCGGAACG CTGGATATGCCAAAGGAACACATCCTAGATAACATGCGGGTCATCATTCAGGACGTTGCGTCCCACAAGCCATCAGAATTCG GTTCCATTATTGAGAGAGCCGTCACAAACAGTCAGACGAGCGAGGCTTTACGCATCAAATATGAAGTATTTTTACAGCAAGAGGTGAAGGAGGCCTGA